The genome window GCTTTGGCCGTGCGCGTAGACGGCAAAAACATTCACGAAATCGTGGCCATGCAGGTTTCCGCCGCCAAAGCGTTTTTTGACCAAATCCACCTTTCCGACAAGGAAAAAATCATCGCCAAAGACGTTTTAAAAGAAATCCGCGCGCGGCTGGAATTTTTAAACAGCGTGGGCCTTTCGTACCTGACGCTGGAACGCAAAAGCCAAACGCTCTCGGGCGGCGAAGCCCAGCGCATTCACCTGGCCACGCAAATCGGCTCGGGCCTGACGGGCGTGCTGTACGTGCTGGACGAGCCCACCATCGGGCTGCACTCCCGCGACAACGACCGCCTGATTGAAACGCTTAAAAACCTGCGCGACTTGGACAATACGCTTATTATCGTAGAGCACGACAAAGACACCATTTTGGCCTCCGACTACGTGGTGGAGCTCGGCCCCGCCGCGGGCGAAAACGGCGGCCAAATTGTGGCGGCGGAACCGACGGCCGATTTCCTGCGGGACGAAAAATCCCTCACGGCCTCGTACTTAAACGGGCGGCGGATGATTCTGCCGCGCGAAGAACTGCGCAAAGGAAACGGCAAATTTTTGGAAATTGTGGGCGCCAAACAATTTAACTTAAAAAACATTGACGTAAAATTTCCGTTAGGCAAATTCATCTGCGTAACGGGCGTATCGGGCTCGGGCAAGAGTACGCTTATCCACCAAATTTTGTACAAAGCCCTCGCCCAAAAATTCTACGGCGCCAAAGACGCCCCCGGCAAACACAAGGAAATCAAAGGGCTTGAAAATATAGACAAGGTCATCATCGTAGACCAAAGCCCCATCGGCAAAACGCCGCGCTCCAACCCCGCCACCTACACGGGCGTTTTCTCGCACATCCGCGATTTGTTTGCCGAAATGCCCGAAGCCAAACGCCGCGGCTACAAGCCGGGCAGATTCTCCTTTAACGTAAAAGGAGGCCGGTGTGAAAAATGCCAGGGCGACGGCATCTTGAAAATTCAAATGCAGTTCCTGCCCGACATTTACGTAAAATGCGAAGAATGCGACGGCAAACGCTTTAACGAAGATACCCTTCAAGTAAAATTCAAAGGCAAAAATATTGCCGAAGTGTTGGATATGAGCGTCTCGCAGGCGTTGGAATTTTTTGACAGCATCCCCAAAATCAAACGCTACTTAAAAACGCTAAACGACGTGGGCCTGGGCTACATCAAGCTCGGGCAGGCGGCCACCACGTTATCGGGCGGCGAAGCCCAGCGCGTAAAACTGGCGGATGAACTCTCCCGCAAGGGGACGGGCAAAACGCTCTATATTCTGGACGAGCCCACCACCGGGCTTCACTTTGCAGACATTGATAAACTCCTGCAAGTGCTCCACGGCCTGGCTGACAAAGGCAACACCGTGCTGATTATCGAGCACAACCTGGACGTAATTAAAACGGCGGACTGGATTATAGACCTCGGCCCCGAAGGCGGCGACAAAGGCGGCCAGATCGTCGTGGCCGGCACGCCGCGCCAAGTGGCCGCATGCCCCAAATCCTACACGGGCAAATACTTAAAGCCGGAACTGGACGCCGTGGATAAATTTCTGGCCCAACACCCGGAACAAAAATTGCACGCGCCAAAAAATGCGGCCGCAAAAAAAGCGTCCTCCCCGGTCAAAAAATCCAAAAAGAAATAAAAAAGCCCCGGCAAAACGCCGGGGCTTTAAATTTGCTTAACTATTTAATGACACACGCCGCTGCGTTAATAATAGTAAGAGCATTGACGCTGTAAGTGGAATCTTGGCAATCGGATGAAGAAAAATATTTTCTGCACTTTCCGGAACAATACCATTTTCCTTTTCCATCTTCAAAATAGGCCACAATCGTAATATCACGATCTCCCCAAGTGGGACTCAGCAAAACAAAGGACTCTGCCCCCTGATTTCCCGTCATAGAGCCAATTTGAAAATATTTCATTGGATAGGAATCCCGTATATCAAAATATATGTCGTTAGGAATATAATTATTGGCCAGATAAGCCATCGTTTGCTCTTTCTCTATGTAAGACAAAACCGTCATTGCCTCGGTCGTTTTGGCTCTATTTACCGATTTTTCATATTGCGGCACAGCCACCGCCGCCAAAATGCCAATAATCAACACTACAACCAGCAATTCAATTAACGTAAAACCCGTATGTGTTTTATGCATGGGGCAAACTCCTTTCCGTGTTACGAATCATTTATAAAATTCTATAATATTCATAAAGGATTTTCCAGCCATGAAAAACAAAATTCACAAAACCAACGCCGCCCGCCGATTAGACGAACTGGGAATTTCCTACGAACTTATCCCGTACGAAGTGGATGAAGAAAACCTAAGCGCGGTGCACGTGGCCCAAACGCTGGGGCAAAATATAGACCAAGTCTATAAAACCCTTGTCCTGCGTGGCGATAAAACGGGTTTTTTTGTATGCGTCATTCCCGGCGGGGCGGAGCTGGATATGAAAGCCGCCGCCCGCGCCAGCGGAAATAAATCCTGCGAAATGCTGCACGTAAAGGAACTCGTGCCCGTAACGGGTTATATGCGCGGCGGCTGCAGCCCGTTGGGGATGAAAAAACACTTCCCCACCTACCTTCACGAAGATTGCATTTTGTGGGACTTCATCTACGTCAGCGCCGGCCTGCGCGGCCTGCAAATTAAACTCAACCCCAACGACTTGCTCCGCGCCGCCCAAGCCTCCGCGGTTCAATTGTGCTAAGGCCCACAAGCCCTTGCGCAAAACGCCCAAACGTGTATACTATAAGAGTAGTTACACGGGAGGTGCGCTATGTACGCAAGCGTTTGGAAACGGTTTTTTGCTTTTTTAATTGACGCGGTTGTGTTTGCGGTTCTGTTTTGGGTGCTGGCCCAGATGATGGATAACGCATCGGTTTCGCTGGTGCTGTTGGTGATTATCTGGCTGTATTATGCTTTGTTGGAAAGCTCCCCTCTGCAGG of Elusimicrobium sp. An273 contains these proteins:
- the uvrA gene encoding excinuclease ABC subunit UvrA yields the protein MKSIKVIGAKGHNLKNVTVELPKDKMVVVTGLSGSGKSSLAFDTIYAEGQRRYVESMSAYARQFLELMEKPDVEHIEGLSPAISIEQRNPSKNPRSTVATVTEIYDYLRLLFARVGHRFCPQCGREVQSWSVQGIAQDILKKFNEKTVYILSPVVRGRAGTYEELFAKFKKDGYVKARVNGTVVSLEHTPSLERYKKHTIELVVDEIFVEEFDRERLVESLEAALKYAKGLVHVLETEGDKPREFTYSEENACAHCGIGFSELEPRLFSFNSPYGACPDCNGLGLKIEVAEDLVVPDPTLSINEGAIAAWDNPVTTRTHRWKNSWSGYYYDILKQVCRQNRINMNTPWNKLSKAQRDLLLYGTGGASYTSLISGGEQDFEGVITNLKRRYQESESDFVKEEVYTRFMREITCPTCHGKRLKPEALAVRVDGKNIHEIVAMQVSAAKAFFDQIHLSDKEKIIAKDVLKEIRARLEFLNSVGLSYLTLERKSQTLSGGEAQRIHLATQIGSGLTGVLYVLDEPTIGLHSRDNDRLIETLKNLRDLDNTLIIVEHDKDTILASDYVVELGPAAGENGGQIVAAEPTADFLRDEKSLTASYLNGRRMILPREELRKGNGKFLEIVGAKQFNLKNIDVKFPLGKFICVTGVSGSGKSTLIHQILYKALAQKFYGAKDAPGKHKEIKGLENIDKVIIVDQSPIGKTPRSNPATYTGVFSHIRDLFAEMPEAKRRGYKPGRFSFNVKGGRCEKCQGDGILKIQMQFLPDIYVKCEECDGKRFNEDTLQVKFKGKNIAEVLDMSVSQALEFFDSIPKIKRYLKTLNDVGLGYIKLGQAATTLSGGEAQRVKLADELSRKGTGKTLYILDEPTTGLHFADIDKLLQVLHGLADKGNTVLIIEHNLDVIKTADWIIDLGPEGGDKGGQIVVAGTPRQVAACPKSYTGKYLKPELDAVDKFLAQHPEQKLHAPKNAAAKKASSPVKKSKKK
- a CDS encoding pilin, which gives rise to MHKTHTGFTLIELLVVVLIIGILAAVAVPQYEKSVNRAKTTEAMTVLSYIEKEQTMAYLANNYIPNDIYFDIRDSYPMKYFQIGSMTGNQGAESFVLLSPTWGDRDITIVAYFEDGKGKWYCSGKCRKYFSSSDCQDSTYSVNALTIINAAACVIK
- the ybaK gene encoding Cys-tRNA(Pro) deacylase gives rise to the protein MKNKIHKTNAARRLDELGISYELIPYEVDEENLSAVHVAQTLGQNIDQVYKTLVLRGDKTGFFVCVIPGGAELDMKAAARASGNKSCEMLHVKELVPVTGYMRGGCSPLGMKKHFPTYLHEDCILWDFIYVSAGLRGLQIKLNPNDLLRAAQASAVQLC